AACCATGAGATGGACCAGAAATGTTCCCGGGAGCAAGTGGTTCGTTTTTGGGGAATGCCGGGCCGCTACTACAGCTTTGATCGAGGTGGCTTTCACTTTGTTGTCATGGATGGAAACGACCCTGATCCCCAGAATCCCGGAGAGCGCTATCCGTCAGGGATTGATCTAGAGCAATTGGAGTGGCTAAGTGAAGATCTATCCAGCACCCGGTTACCCACCATAGTCTTTTGCCACCAGGGTTTTGATAACACTGCAGTCCGTAACAGAGAGTCAGTTCGAACCTTGCTGGAGAATACGCCTAGTCGAAATGGGCGAGGGAAGGTCATAGCAGTATTCTCCGGTCATTTCCATAGTGATTACTACAACCTTATCAATGGGATTCACTATATTCAGATCAACAGTGCTACATATCAATGGTGTGGAAAGAACGTGAATAACGATTCTTTCGGTACTGCGGCAGAGAAGCTTCATCCGCTGATCAAGTACATGGCTTTTTATCAGGATCCACTGTGGGCCTACGTGGAGGTAAGCCACAAAGGGGTCTTGGAAATCCACGGTAGAAGATCAGGGTGGTTGGGTAAGTCGCCTCATGACCTCCATCTTGTTGAGCACGAGTGGGATCATTCATCCGTCCCATCTATAACTGATAGACGGCTTCAATGGTGAACGGAGGTTATTACTCGCTGCAGGGGGAATGCTTAGTTCGCTAGTAATGACTAAGGGCGGCTCCGAAGGACAGCGACGACTGGGTGCCTTCGATCTGGAAGGAGAGTACGGCCTCCCTGCGAACGTATGTATAAAGGAGTAGCGAAAGCTCGAACAGCAACGCGCACTTGTCTTTCGCCGGAGGTAGGGAAGTGCAAGCTAGCTTTACAAATGGGGCAACTGGTAGCGGATCAGAGCAATCCCCAACCTCGTCGTCTTCACTCGTGATCTCGAGAACGAGGTTTGTTAAGGTCACCCTCTCGATCGAGATACTCCGCGATCTATTCAGGAAGGGTTGCTCGAATCCATACCGTGAAGACCGACCCTGGCCCGGCTGGCTGGTTACTGTGATGTTGCCGCCGTGGGTTTCGACGATCGCCCTGCTAATTGCCAGGGCCATGCCAGTACCCGATGTGCCATCCGATTGCGAGCGCGCTCGATAAAAACGCTCAAAGATCAGGGGCTGCTCGGCTGCATCGATGTCGACACCCCGGTCCGCAATGCTGATTGCGACTCCTCCATTTCAAGGGAAAGCGAGATCAGGCTGCCAATAGCATCCGGAGTTCCGCAGTCTCAGCGGACAGAGCTGCTCCGCGCAGTGTCAAAAGCCCCTTAGGTCGAACTCCGGTTTGTCCGAGATTGATTGCCGGGTTGATGTTCCAGTTGCGGAATCGAATCATTTGTCTTCCGGCATAGTGCCTGGTTTGTGGTAGCTGAAGTAGGTGCTATCTTCGCGCTGAGAGCGGGAAAACAGCAAAAGGACGGTCGCTCTTGTTTCCATGGAAAAGTGGCTCGGCATCCACACTCCATCCGCAATAGGATCTTGTGCAAGTTCGAAACGCGTTCCCGGATCTACCCGTGCAATGAGCCCTCCAATCCAAACCGGGTGAACCACTTCAACTTCACCCTTGACCCAGTGAAAATCAGCAGCATCAATCCATAGCGTGCCTTGCATACCCGTCAATGCTTTGGCTAGTTTGTTCGGAGGGTGATACCCTCGCCGAGGCTTTCCCTTCAATACGTAGACTCGATGCGACCCCAGCATCTGCTCTCCCGACAAGGTAAAATCGAACGCATTGGTCAGCTCTCCCATCAGCACGTGATATCGCTCACGGTCTTTCTGGTATTGCCCGATCCGCTGTTCCCGTGCCTTCGCAGTTTCCTGTTTTCGCTGCGCGATTGCTGCAGCGAAATTGTGCTTCTCTCTGGCTTGGTCTTCTGGAGACAGCGGCCTGTCGTCGATGGCTACCAACCGGTAGTATCTGGATCCCTCCAGCATAATTACGTCGTAGGTCCTGGTCGTTCCTCCGTCGCGCTTACGCTGGAAATAGTCGTAATCCTGTGCCGAATCCCAATCCTTATTGTTTGGTTCGATGGAACGCTGAACGATCTGCTGCGCGCTGAGTTGCTGCGCAGGTAGAGAAATTCCAGGCAGGAGCGAAGCAAACAGCACAGCAGAGAGCAGGTGACGGGCGCCTGGATGAGGAGTGCGGCCTATCGATACTTTCAGGGGCATTGGCTCAAACTCACTGCAACAAATCAACGTAGATCACTATAGCTTCGGAATGAGCATTACGAAATTATTCTGCAACAAAGGATTCAGGAAGGCTATCGTTCGAGACCCATAGGGTGGCGTGCCGAGTTGCTGGAGGAAGGACTTTGGAAGGAGACACTGAGGAAGGCTACTGAAGTACCACCTCGGCCAGTTCAAATTTGTGGATTCAAACTGGCCGCGGGTACCGTTTTTATAGCCTATTCAGAGACAACAGCTTTGACGAGGTTGCGGGGAGCATCCACGTTGATTCCACGATCGATCGCTGTGAAGTAGGCGAGTAACTGCAAAGGAACAACCTCGAGCATGGGGGCGACGTGTTCCGGGCACTCAGGAATAAAAATCGTATGTTGGGCAAGAGACGGCACTACGTCATCACCCTCTGTTGCAATGGCGATGATTCTTGCGCCCTGCTGTTGCATATCCCGAAGCAACTGGACGGTCTTCTGATAACGGAGAAGGCTGTCGGTGGAATTGGAATCTCTGGTGGCAAGTGCGACAAGAACTGCGGACCGGCTGACCAGAGCATTGGGTCCATGTTTCAATTCCCCGGTAGGATAACCCTCTGCCTGTGCATAGGCAGACTCTTTGAGTTTGAGTGCACCTTCTCGAGCGACGGGATAATGAATTCCCCGGCCCAGGAACAGATAAGTTTCAACTTGATCCAGCGTCTTTGTAAGAGCAGAGATCTGGCTCTCCCATGCAGGCAGAGCGTGCTGCAACAAGGAAGGAATCGTATCGAGGTGCTTGAGGTGCGACTCGATCGTTGCTGCAGTCATCCGTCCGCGAACACGGGCGGCGAAGAGTGCAAGCAGGTTCAAGACCAGAAGTTGCGTGGTAAAGCTCTTGGTGGCTGGCACAGCTTTTTCAATGCCTGCCTGGGTCGGCAGGGAACAATCCGCAAGCTGCGCCATTGGCGACTTCTGATGGTTTGTAATGGCGATGGCCAGAGTTCCGCGAACACGCGCCTCGCGAAGTGCCTGCAGCGTGTCGGCTGTTTCTCCTGACTGCGAAAGGACAAGAAAGCAAGGAGACCGCACCGTCTGCGTAGATCGGTAGATGTATTCGCTGGCGTATTCCACATCTACTGGAAGGCCAGCGAAGTCTTCAATAAGAATTTCGCCAACTAATCCAGCGTGTCTGCTGGAGCCGCTCGCCGCAATCACCATGGCATCTTTGCCAGCCAGGGCATTGAGTGCAGCAGAAAATCTCTCTGCCCGCAGCACATTCTCTTCTGCAAAAAAGTTGAGGGTACGCGCTATAGCTTCCGGTTGTTCATAGATCTCGCGCAGCATGGCATGGGGAAACAATCGTTCTTCCACCTGGTTTCACTCCTATGTTTTAGATCTCGCATACTTAAATCGAAGTAGGGGTCTCTGACGCCTGCAGCGCATGCGGATCGCAAGGACGAAGCCCTGTGACGCTCAGAGCAAAGAGGCAAATGGAACCCGCGACCATAAACGCGGCGGAAATCTCCAGAGCCGTCCCCAGGCCAACGCGGTCTTTGAGCATGCCGGCTGCCATTGCCATTACTCCACCACATACGCAGGAGGTGAAATTGAATATTCCATACGCCGTGGCTCGCAGACTTGCTGGAATGATCTGGCACAGCACAGGCATAAGGTTGCAATCGAAGAATCCGCGACCAATGCCGAAGCATACCAGGCAGGGAAGGAGCACCCACCACGAAGATGTACTGGCAGCCAGAAACAGTGCGGGTCCCGCTAGCATCAACCCGATTGCCTGTGTCCAGGCTCGTGCATGCCGGTTGGTGCGCGACCAGCCATCAGCAAGCCACCCACCACCGAGAATTCCTGCAAAGGATGCAGCCTGGATATAGAAGGTGGAAGAGAAGCCTGCCATCGTTAGGCTTACATGAAAGCGTTCGAACAGAAAAAGAGCCAACCAGGTGTAGATGCACCAGAAGGCAATTGCCGCAAAACAATTTGCCACCACCAGCAGCAGGAATGAGCCATTGGATGCAAGCTCGCGGATCGCGTGCGTAAATGGGAGCATGCTGGCACTGTTTGTTTTGTTCTTCTGCTGCGTTGGTGAGTCTTTCAATCCGAGGAGTAATACGATGGAGTAGAGAACTCCGATGGTTCCGAGCACGTAGAAGACCCGATGCCAGCCATAGTGCTGCCCGATCCATCCACCTCCGACTCCACCCAGCGCGACACCGACGTAGAGGCCACTCTGGTGCAGGCCGATGGCTCGCGAACGCGTTGCTTCACCGTGGTAGTCGGCGATGAGAGCCAGCGCGGCGGGCAGATAGCACGCCTCACTGATTCCCATTAATGCCTGCGCGGTTAATAGTTGGGGATAGCTGTGTGCCAGGCCAACTAGAAAGGTTACGGCGGACCAGATCGCAAAACTGCCAAGAATGACATTACGCCTGTTGAACCGATCCGCCAGATATCCGCCGAACGGACTGACCGCCCCATACACCCATAAAAAGGCTGTACCCAGAAAACCCAACTGCATGCTCGTCACATGCAGATCGGTACGCAACAAGGGAAACAGCGAGAATATAACCTGTCGGTCCAGGTAGTTTAGGGCAGCCACTACCCACAGGAGTCCGACGACGATCCAGGGGTAGATTGATTTCTTCATCGTTACCTTGACATCGCTGGTAATGCCAGCAGCTTACGGCCGAGCTCGGTCTCTGCAACGCTTTCGCGCAGATCTTTCTGCTCGGCGAGTGTCAGGGAGCGACGTGGCAATATGCAGGTTCCACAGTCAATTCCGGTCCACAGCAGAATCTGCTTGACGACTGGGTGAATGGGGAACTTGAGTAGCACCTGAATAAATTCATTGATCTTGTTCTGGACGAGGCGTGCCTCTTCCCATCGTCCTGCTGACGCATGCTGATAGAGCTCCACAAAGCTCTCTGGGATCAGGTTGTAGGTGCTCCCAATTCCGCCACTCGCGCCCATGACAAGCCCAGAGAGTAACATCTCATCGCTTCCGTTGAATACTGCGGTTCCAGTCTGCCGTATAGACCACAGGCGAAAGAAATCGGAGTCGGTGAACTTGAGTCCCATTACGTTTGGAATCGCACAAAGCTCTAGAATCTGCTCTGTCGTTCGAATGGCCGGCGACATGGAAGGGAAGTAGTAGATCATCAGCGGCAGTTCTGAAGCCTGAGCAATCGCCGTGTAGTAGCTCCGGATTTCCTCAAACGAATAGTTTCCTACCGGTGGCAGACTGCTTACCAGGTGAGCACCCGCCTTGGCCGCGTGCTTTGTCAGTGCAACTGCATCGTGAGTAGCAGGAGCGCCCACGTGAACAATGACTGTAGCTCCCTTGGGCGAACACCGGACCGCAGACTCAGCCGCAATCTGTCTGTCGCTGAGCGATAGTTGAAATCCTTCACCTGTCTGGCCGCACACGTAGACGCCCTGAACCCCGGCTTGATACACGCGCTCCAGTAACTTCTCGAAGGGCTTTACCTCAAATTCCCCTGCCGCATTGGCGGGAGTTACTAGCGCTGGGAAAATACCATGTAGCTCAGACATTTGGGAGAACACTCCTTCTACCTAATTAATATCAATTTGAAATATTTATTTATGAAAGCTTAGTTCCAGAACTCTATTGGAGCGGCTTCCTGGCCGGTCTTCGCCGCCCGGAATGACGATTCGTCCGTGCTTCCACACGCCCGCGCCGGTGGTCACGAGGCCCACTGGTAACTGTCCTGCGATGTCCCATGTCTTGGTGATCGAGTTATAGCGCAATACGGTATGGCTGAATCCCGGATGTTTCTCTCCGGGCTTGAGCACGACACCTGCCATGTGTCCGTCATCTCCGCCAAGCAGCAGCACATTATTCTGCGCGTCACAAACGGCTGGTGCCGCGACGGAGGCAGCGGGCAAATCCGGAAGCCGCACCCATCCGTTCGTTGGGCTGAAGCTCCATGCCTGGCGCACGTAATGCCGCGTAAGAGTTCCTTCAGAGGATGGGGCGAGCGAGGCTCCCCCGAGAATATAGAGCTGATTCCGGCAGCCAGCCGCTGCGGCAAGAATTCGACCATCACCGGGCAGGGGAGCTTCTTCGTGCCAGCTAGATGTAGGATGTTCGTCCGCGTCGAGAGCAAGACTCCAAAGATGAGCACTGGCAGGGGAGTCTTTCGATTCCTGACCACCGAAGACGTAAACCCGGTCTCCTGCTATTGCCATCGAGAAGTTAATCATTGGAGTGGGCAGGTCCGGCCATCGCGTCAACTGATAGCCCTTCTTCTGATTTTCAAGGGCCCAGACGCTTCGTAACGCTTTAGCGTCGTCCAGACCGCCTGCCAGCACAAGTGAATGTTTAAGGGATGCAGCACCACCATAAGCCAGAGGTTGCGGCAGACGCGCAACCTGCTGCCAGTGAGTCTGGTCTGGACTGAGAGCCAGTATGCGGTCATCAAATACTTTGATGCCACCCTGGTCAGGAGGTGCTGTCCACCTTGATCCGCCTGCAACCACCATCACGTCGCCGACCGTCCCCACAAGCTGCCCGGCGATCGCTTCCGGAAGAGGAGGTAATTCATGAACCTGCATGATTCCGATAGAAAGGGCGAGAGCAGAGCTAAGTCCAGCTATCATCACAATGTGCTTTCCAGTCACGATTATTGATAATATACTATCGTCTAAATTGTCAACCACTACTTCGGGCCAGAAGAGCGCCGAGAGAAATACGTCCAAAGCTATTTTGCTTCAATAAGAAGCGGAAAGATAAATGGAGTCGAACAACATTATGTTTGAGAGTTACCGCGAGCGATATCGGAACGAATTGCTGGGATCGGTGGTGCCTTTTTGGCTGCACCACTCCATCGATCGTGAGTATGGCGGGTACTTCACATGTCTCGATCGCGAGGGCGATGTATATGACACTCGAAAATACATCTGGCTGCAAGGCCGTGCGGTGTGGACATTGAGCAAACTCTATAACGATGTGGAGCGGCGGCAGGAGTGGCTGGAAGCGGCGGCACAAGGGGTAGAATTTCTGCGGCGCCACGCCTTTGATGACAAGGGCCGATGCTATTTCAGCCTGACACAAGATGGGCGTCCCGTCTCTTTCCAGAGAAAGCCGTTCGGAGCGGTCTTCATCGTAGCTGGTTTTCTTGAGTACTCCAAGGCAGTTGGAGATCCCGAACTTCGCCATGAAGCCATCGATTTGTTCTGGAAGATTAAGAGTTGGATCGAAGATCCCAGTCTTCTTGACCGCCCGTCTTTTGCGGGGCAGCCTGCCACCAGCAACCTTGCAGATGTGATGGTTCTGATGATGATGGTGCTTGAGTTGATGGCGGTGGATAACGATCCTCGTTATCCGGGCTTGCTGGCAGGCTATATCGCAGCAGCTCTCAAGCATCGTGAACCACGCCACAATGTTTTGCTCGAAAGGGTCAGTCCTGACGGAACTTTTCTGCTGGATTCGCCGGACGGCCGGTTATTGAATCCGGGGCACTCAATCGAGGTCACCTGGTTTCTTCTGAAAGCCCTCGAACGGCTGCCAGATTCGAAGTTGCAACGCGAGGTGCTCGGCATCCTGGAGAGTTCGCTGGAATTCGGCTGGGATAAAGAGTACGGGGGCCTCTTCTACTTCATGGATATTGAACAGCGTCCAACTCTGGCGTTGGAATCCACGATGAAACTATGGTGGCCACATACAGAGGCTTTATACGCTGTGATCCTTGCATATACACTCACGCGCGAGAGCCGGTGGCTCACTCATCTTGAGCGGCTCGATACCTATGCATTTCGCCATTTTCACGACCCCGTAGGTGGTGAGTGGTTTGGGTACTGTGATAGACAAGGAACGCCGACCAACCTTTGCAAAGGAAATAACTATAAAGGCTTCTTTCACGTTCCCCGCTTTCTCCTCTATAGCCTTCAGCAGATGGAGGCATTCGATCGCGCAAAATAGGGCGCTCTCGAGAAGAGAGATTCCAAGGTTGTAGATACGGCACTATGAGGTTTGTCACGCACGATTCACTTCAACAACGGAAGGTTAGACATTCTTGATTAAGCACAGATTTAGCATTCTAGCGTTGTGGATGGCCATGCTGCCTATGGCTGCGTGGTCGTCGGACCGCAGCTTTTTTGCACAAGAAGATCTCTTTAACCAGGGGGAGAACCATGTGCATACCTACCGCATTCCGGCCCTGCTGGAGACTCGCAAAGGAGTTCTCCTTGCGGTGGCCGATGCTCGTCCCGACGACAACCACGATTTGCCGGCTCACATCTCTCTGGTTATTCGGCGCAGCTTTAACCACGGTAAGGACTGGGAGCCGGCACATACTCTACAGGCTGTAAAGGAAGGCGGCGTAGGAGATTCCTCGCTGTTGTTGGATCGTTCGAATGGGCGTGTCTGGTGCTTCTTCAACTACGGGCCTCCGGGAATTGGATTTCACAATGCGTTGCCTGGCGCAGTAACCGGGCCTACAACATTGCAACTGCATGCGATCTATAGCGATGATGATGGAGCTACATGGTCTGAGCCGGTAGATCTGACTCCTCAAGTGAAAGATCCTGCGTGGCAGGCGATGTTTGCAGCCTCCGGTACCGATATCCAGACAAGCACAGGACGCTTTCTCGTTCCTCTGGTGGTCCGGGACGGCCACCACGTCATCCATTCGGTCAATGCATATAGCGACGATCATGGAAAGACCTGGAAGGTGGGCGAGTTTATCGGCGTAGGTACGGATGAGAATCACAACGTGGAGCTGAAGGACGGCGTCATTCTGCAAAACATGCGGAGTGGCAAGACTCGTTCGATTGCCCGATCGCATGATGGAGGCGTGACCTTCGAACCAGTAACTCATGACCCAGCTCTCATCGATGCGATCTGTAATGCGGGAATCACTCGATATCGGTTTGGGAAAACCGACGCGATTCTCTTTACCAATTCGGCCAGCAACGTACGTCGTGAGAATCTAACTGTAAAGGTAAGCTACGACGGTGGGCGAACCTGGCCCCTGTCGCGGACCATCAATGCCGGGCCCTCTGGTTATTCAACGGTGATACCTCTCAAAGACGGCAACATTGGAGTCCTGTATGAGCGAGGAGAGGCGACTGAAGAAGAACGGATCACCTTTGCCCGCTTTAACCTTGCATGGGTAAAGGAAAAGCATAAATAAGCGCTGGATCTGTCATAAAAAGGGCAGTGGGTGGAGGACTCCACCCACTACCCTTTTTATGACTCTCTAGTGTCCTTAAAAAGTCGTGATGCCGGGCAGAGCGCTATCTGTTCTTTGAAGCAATGCAACGGCATCCGGAACGCGACTTCAATCAGCGATACTCGCAGGAATAAATAGATCGGGATCGAGATGATCCCGGATGCTCTTCGAAATCATCTTCGCGTCGTGCTTCCGGAGTGCATCCATCAATGGTTCGTGCGAAGCGGTGGCTAGCTTTTCATGTGCTGTGTGACGCTGCAGGCTGATGAAGGCATAGACAGAGACGCAAAGGCGATCCAGTGTCTTCTCCAGCAGCGGATTTCCCGAGGCCTTCCAAACGGCCTGGTGAAACTTGAGATCTGCTTTTGCCACAGCAAAATGATCGTTCGCTCGGGCGGTCTTTTCTATATCGGCAAGTCGTTCGACGAGCTCGGCTTCGATCTCTGGCGTCAACCTTTTTGAGGCCAGACGAAAGGCGAGATCTTCCAGGTGCGAGCGTACCTCCAGCAGTTGCACCATCTCTGCACGAGTCAGTTTCGTGACATGAGTCCCCTTGTCCGCAATCCGAACAACAAGACCTAGATTTTCAAGACGCAGCAGGGCCTCACGCACGGGAACCTGGCTTACATGAAGCTGTTTTGCGAGACGAGCTTCGCGGAGTGGTGTTCCCGGGGGGAGTTCTCCGGACCATATCGCGGTACGAAGCTTATTGAAAACCTCTGAGGACTTGCTAACATTCCGAATTGGAGAGAAGGCATGCATCGCAATAATTGATATCATATCGAACTCAAGAGCGGTTGACCAATAATCGATTATCTATCAGTATTTGACATTTACTTCCGGAACAGGGAATAACTTTCACGAGGAGACTCATAATGAAGGCGTTTGAGCATACCGTGACCACCGAGAAGTCGTTCGATGAGACAGTCGCTGCGATCGAGAAGAAATCGGCAGAAAAGGGTTTTGGTGTCCTGCATACGCACGATGTGGCAGCAACACTGCGGGAAAAAGGTTTTGTGCGCGAGCCTTTGAAGATTATCGAAATCTGTAATGCTAAGTTCGCGAGTCAGGTACTTGAGAAGGACATCAAGATTTCCGTGATGTTACCCTGCCCGATCAGCGTCTATGTACAAGAGGGAAAAACACGTATCAGCACGCTTCTTCCCAGTGCTATTTCGCAGTTTTATCCCAATGCGCACATTGAGGATCTGGCAAACCAGGTCGAGGCAATTGTTCTACAAATCATTGAAGAGGGCCGGGCGTAGCGCCAGCGCTTAGGACTTTCCATCTGGCACGTCCGCCGGCGTGGCCCGGTTGCGAGAGAGCGATAGAGCCTAAGTAGGGGCTATTGACGGAGCGAATCTCCTCCCATTGCTCCCACGTCACACTCCGCACCCGACCCGCGCCGGGAAGTTACAGCCGCGGTGGCCCTAATTGGATCAATCGGCCGCGGCGTTCTGTGTCCACCGATTCTAAAGACAAGGCTAGGATTTGCCGGCGGTGATTGATTTAACAAGGATCGTTGTCCCGTTTACCTGACCCTTGACCGTCGCTGTTTGTCCGGCGAATTTATCGAACGAGACATTTGTACCCTGAGCTTTGAGTGCATATACCTTGCCGTTGACTGCCAGGGCATATGTAGATCCATCCTTCACGCAGCGGCGCGTGCATTCGGCTGGGGTGACGTTCTGGATCATATGATGCATGCCGCACATAGAGTCAGTAACTACACCTTTTACCACGGTGTCGGATTGTGCAAATGCGGTCGCGGTCATAAGTGCGAGAGTGGACAGTAGCAACGATTTCGATAAGGGCATGGAACTTCCTCCTGTTTTGCTTGTGATTGTGGGTGCGGATTCATCTCAGCTAATTTCCAGAAGATGCAGCAGATGCAAACAATGTTTGACCGGCTCTCTTGTCTGGTGCCGAGAAGAAATTGCGAGATGATTTCTCGCGGGATAACAACAGCATCGTAGTAAAAACATTGGGAACATAATTCATCGTTTCAGCCGGCAGCAGGCGCAGGTATGCCAGGCGGTCGAAGTTCTGCGTACGGGCTCGTAGCATCGCCGCACTTATGTTGGCTTCCCCCGCGTTGTAAGCTGCCAATGCGAGTTTCCAGTCACCGAACCGCACATAAAGCTCATGCAAATACCGGGCAGCCGCACGAGTCGATCGCATCAGGTCGAGGCGCTGATCCTCTACCGCATCTACACGGAGGCCATAACGACGAGCCGTATCCGGCATTAACTGCCATAGTCCTCGCGCACCCTTGGCCGAAACGGCCATTGGGCGTCCGCCGCTTTCGATCAGGATCACGGCGGCTAATTCTGCTGGTACTCCTTCCTCTTGCAGAATGGGTTCTACAGCCGGTCGCAGCACGGCCAACCTCGCCAGTGCTGCAAACGCTCTGCCTCGACCTTCAGGCATGCTTGTCTCTTGGCTATCCATCGAAAGAACTGCCTTCTCCTTTTCAACAGGTGTATGGAGAAAAACGGCACCTGTATCCTGCCCGCCGGAGACAAGCCACGCATCCGCCGTGCTCGCCAAAGATTCGCCAATGCCGGCGAATTGCCGATCGGCATCCGAACCGGCGGAAAGCGGCGTGACGGAGATCTGGCTTTGCGCTAAACCAGGCGCAGCTAACAGAGCAAGCGTCAGTGGGATATATAGTCTGCAAACCATCGCTAGTTCATGTTGCGATCTATACATGATTTCCCTCCGTCACTAAGTTCGATTCATTCTTCAAGGCGGGCTTCACTTCAGCATTCCACTTCCAGATTGCAAAGATTGGCGGGTAAACCACAAGCTCCATCAGGAAGGAAGTAAGGATGCCACCGAGCATTGGCGCGGCGATGCGCTTCATAACATCGGCACCCGAGCCGTTCGACCACATAATAGGAAGCAGCCCAAACAGCATGCAGGATACAGTCATCACCTTGGGGCGCAGGCGCTTGACCGCGCCATGAACGATTGCCTCCCTTAGCTGATCCCAGGAATGGATGCCACCCTTCTGCAATGCTTCATGGTAGGCAAGGTCCAGATACAAAAGCATGAAGACAGCGGTCTCTGCATCGACGCCCAGCAGCGCTATGAGCCCTACCCAAACGGCAATGCTCATGTTGTAATGCAGCAGATAGAGCAGCCACACTGCACCTATCGCAGAAAACGGTACGGCCAGTAGAATGATGCATGTTTTGATTGCCGAGCCGGTATTGAAGTACAGCAGAAGGAACACGATAAAGAGCGTGATAGGTACGACCAGCTTCAGACGCTGCGCAACCTCCTGCATAAACTCATATTGGCCGCTCCATTCGAGCTCATAGCCGGCTGGGACCTTGACTCGCTCGGCAACCGCCTTCTTTGCATCGCGAACATAACTCCCAATGTCGCGTCCGGAGACATCCACGTAGACATAGCCACTCAGCCGGCCATTCTCGTCTCGAATCATGCCGGGGCCAGTCTTCATGCGAATATTCGCGATCTCACCCATGGGGATCTGTACCCCGGAAGGCGTTGTCACAAGGACCCTCTGGAGCGCCGAAATATCGCTGCGATAATCACGCAGGTAGCGAACATTCACCGAATAGCGTTCGCGGCCCTCAATCGTCGTTGAGACTTGGTCGCCTCCAACCGCGGACATCAAAACATTCTCCGCATCGTCGATGGTCAGGCCATAGCGAGCCAACTCCTCGCGCTTGAGATCAAAGTCCAGGAAGTATCCTCCACTCGTCCTCTCCGCGAATACACTGGTTGTGCCTGGCACATCTTTTAGCGCCGTTTCTATCTGCTCGCCTAGCTGTTGAATCTGGTTTAGATCGGATCCAAGCACCTTGATGCCGAGCGGCGTGCGGATTCCCGTGGTGAGCATGTCGGTTCGCGCCTTGATCGGCATAGTCCACGCATTCGAGACCCCTGGTATCTGCAGAGCCTCATTCAATCCGCCCGGCCCATAGATGAGATCCTGTGTAGAAAGATGGTCTGGCCAGAATCTTCGCAGAATGGATTGAACTCTGGGTGGTGCGGCCTTTGAGTACCAGCGATCTACCTTTGGCCACTGATCCTGCGGCTTGAGCACGATTGTTGTTTCCATCATCGAATAGGGCGCAGGGTCGGTCGAACTCTCTGCGCGACCTGTCTTACCGAAGACGCGCTCTACTTCTGGAAATCCGCGGATGATCCTGTCCTGTGTCTGCAGCAGCTGACTGGATTCTGCAACTGAGATGCCGGGCAAGGTTGACGGCATGTACATAACCGTACCTTCGTCCATCGAAGGCATAAACTCCGACCCCAGCTTGAAGTACACCGGTACGGTTAGCGCCATCGCTGCCAATGCAACGCCAATTGTCAGCCACTTGTGATCCAGAACAAACTCCACGACAGGGTGGTAGACCTTCATCATTGGACGACTAATTGGATGGTCGTCCTCGCTATGAATTGTTCCGACGACAAGCGCATTCACAATTCTCGCGAGCCAGCGAGGACGGAATTTGTAATTGTCCATGTTTGAAAACAACACTCGCATCGCC
This Acidisarcina sp. DNA region includes the following protein-coding sequences:
- a CDS encoding AGE family epimerase/isomerase, which translates into the protein MESNNIMFESYRERYRNELLGSVVPFWLHHSIDREYGGYFTCLDREGDVYDTRKYIWLQGRAVWTLSKLYNDVERRQEWLEAAAQGVEFLRRHAFDDKGRCYFSLTQDGRPVSFQRKPFGAVFIVAGFLEYSKAVGDPELRHEAIDLFWKIKSWIEDPSLLDRPSFAGQPATSNLADVMVLMMMVLELMAVDNDPRYPGLLAGYIAAALKHREPRHNVLLERVSPDGTFLLDSPDGRLLNPGHSIEVTWFLLKALERLPDSKLQREVLGILESSLEFGWDKEYGGLFYFMDIEQRPTLALESTMKLWWPHTEALYAVILAYTLTRESRWLTHLERLDTYAFRHFHDPVGGEWFGYCDRQGTPTNLCKGNNYKGFFHVPRFLLYSLQQMEAFDRAK
- a CDS encoding dihydrodipicolinate synthase family protein, translated to MSELHGIFPALVTPANAAGEFEVKPFEKLLERVYQAGVQGVYVCGQTGEGFQLSLSDRQIAAESAVRCSPKGATVIVHVGAPATHDAVALTKHAAKAGAHLVSSLPPVGNYSFEEIRSYYTAIAQASELPLMIYYFPSMSPAIRTTEQILELCAIPNVMGLKFTDSDFFRLWSIRQTGTAVFNGSDEMLLSGLVMGASGGIGSTYNLIPESFVELYQHASAGRWEEARLVQNKINEFIQVLLKFPIHPVVKQILLWTGIDCGTCILPRRSLTLAEQKDLRESVAETELGRKLLALPAMSR
- a CDS encoding metallophosphoesterase; this encodes MGFTFRIGLEEGGTCAIVLTIAMPSIDSANQFQRCVFMSKLMQCYRRKILKRRDFLFSASLSVLASGVTQVSASTLASIEPAEDKSSSVRFGIIADLHHDFTFDAPKRLQAFVDEMNRLKPDFILELGDFCCPVENNTAIVDIWNHFHGRKYHVIGNHEMDQKCSREQVVRFWGMPGRYYSFDRGGFHFVVMDGNDPDPQNPGERYPSGIDLEQLEWLSEDLSSTRLPTIVFCHQGFDNTAVRNRESVRTLLENTPSRNGRGKVIAVFSGHFHSDYYNLINGIHYIQINSATYQWCGKNVNNDSFGTAAEKLHPLIKYMAFYQDPLWAYVEVSHKGVLEIHGRRSGWLGKSPHDLHLVEHEWDHSSVPSITDRRLQW
- a CDS encoding MFS transporter; its protein translation is MKKSIYPWIVVGLLWVVAALNYLDRQVIFSLFPLLRTDLHVTSMQLGFLGTAFLWVYGAVSPFGGYLADRFNRRNVILGSFAIWSAVTFLVGLAHSYPQLLTAQALMGISEACYLPAALALIADYHGEATRSRAIGLHQSGLYVGVALGGVGGGWIGQHYGWHRVFYVLGTIGVLYSIVLLLGLKDSPTQQKNKTNSASMLPFTHAIRELASNGSFLLLVVANCFAAIAFWCIYTWLALFLFERFHVSLTMAGFSSTFYIQAASFAGILGGGWLADGWSRTNRHARAWTQAIGLMLAGPALFLAASTSSWWVLLPCLVCFGIGRGFFDCNLMPVLCQIIPASLRATAYGIFNFTSCVCGGVMAMAAGMLKDRVGLGTALEISAAFMVAGSICLFALSVTGLRPCDPHALQASETPTSI
- a CDS encoding SIS domain-containing protein, with the translated sequence MEERLFPHAMLREIYEQPEAIARTLNFFAEENVLRAERFSAALNALAGKDAMVIAASGSSRHAGLVGEILIEDFAGLPVDVEYASEYIYRSTQTVRSPCFLVLSQSGETADTLQALREARVRGTLAIAITNHQKSPMAQLADCSLPTQAGIEKAVPATKSFTTQLLVLNLLALFAARVRGRMTAATIESHLKHLDTIPSLLQHALPAWESQISALTKTLDQVETYLFLGRGIHYPVAREGALKLKESAYAQAEGYPTGELKHGPNALVSRSAVLVALATRDSNSTDSLLRYQKTVQLLRDMQQQGARIIAIATEGDDVVPSLAQHTIFIPECPEHVAPMLEVVPLQLLAYFTAIDRGINVDAPRNLVKAVVSE